In Paenibacillus sp. FSL M7-0420, a single genomic region encodes these proteins:
- a CDS encoding PspA/IM30 family protein: MSIFKRLRDLTMSNVNAIIDKAEDPVKMTDQYIRDMTEDLEDAEKAVAAQIAIEKKFKQLYEEQEALVNKRNQQAHAAAQAGNADLARRALEEKKSAEAKLVEYKTSFDQNKASADNLRGKLDEMRKQLTQMKNKRETLVARYNAAKAQTEINKAMSGFSSDSASAGLKRMEDKMLQAEAQAEASNEMSSGNKSLDDEFEKLGKDQAVEDELAALMKQYEKQ, encoded by the coding sequence ATGTCTATATTTAAAAGATTGCGTGATCTGACCATGTCCAATGTGAATGCGATTATCGATAAAGCGGAAGATCCGGTTAAAATGACCGACCAGTACATTCGTGACATGACGGAGGATCTGGAGGATGCTGAGAAAGCGGTAGCTGCCCAGATCGCTATTGAGAAGAAATTCAAACAGCTGTACGAAGAGCAGGAAGCGCTCGTGAACAAGCGTAATCAACAGGCTCATGCAGCCGCTCAAGCCGGTAACGCCGATCTGGCCCGCCGTGCTCTTGAAGAGAAGAAATCGGCAGAAGCCAAGCTTGTAGAGTACAAGACCAGCTTCGACCAGAACAAGGCTTCCGCAGACAACCTGCGCGGCAAGCTTGACGAAATGCGCAAACAGCTTACCCAGATGAAGAACAAGCGGGAGACACTCGTTGCCCGTTACAACGCTGCGAAGGCACAGACCGAAATTAACAAAGCGATGAGCGGCTTCAGCTCCGACTCTGCTTCTGCCGGACTCAAACGGATGGAAGACAAGATGCTGCAGGCCGAAGCACAGGCGGAAGCCAGCAACGAGATGAGCTCAGGCAACAAATCGCTGGATGATGAGTTCGAGAAGCTGGGCAAAGACCAGGCGGTTGAAGATGAGCTGGCTGCGCTGATGAAGCAATACGAGAAACAATAA
- the lpdD gene encoding prenylated flavin chaperone LpdD: protein MTTNLVHPDDIVLSETEVGRDLLLLITGGVRHIGAASTAYMDGEFARVMTSAVPHHKEHTISEAIALKAAATLNRTVTVVMGIHYDDLSKEGILAVVNIVNDKVEQYLVQKADTNF from the coding sequence TTGACAACGAATCTGGTGCATCCTGACGATATTGTGCTGTCCGAGACCGAGGTGGGCCGTGATCTGCTGCTGCTGATTACCGGGGGCGTGCGCCATATCGGTGCCGCAAGCACGGCGTACATGGACGGAGAATTCGCGCGGGTGATGACCTCTGCCGTTCCCCATCATAAGGAGCATACGATCAGTGAAGCCATTGCGCTGAAGGCTGCTGCAACATTGAACCGGACAGTCACAGTTGTGATGGGCATTCACTATGACGATCTGAGCAAAGAGGGCATCCTTGCGGTCGTAAATATTGTGAATGATAAGGTGGAGCAATATTTAGTACAGAAGGCTGACACAAATTTTTGA
- a CDS encoding dihydroorotate dehydrogenase, which yields MINTTATIAGVSFKNPIVMASGTFGFGREYGRLYDVSLLGGISGKGLTLHAKAGNPGIRVYETPSGMLNSVGLENPGVEAFLAKELPYWETLDTARIVNLGGNTLADYVLGAELIQRDADARLLAGKPAVDMIELNISCPNVKEGGIAFGVKTPAAQEVVRAVRAATSLPLAVKLSPNAEDIAEMAVMCEAEGADAVSLINTISGMKIDVRRRRSVFNNLYAGLSGPAVKPVALRMVHQVSRRVTIPVIGMGGITSAADIIEFIMAGATVIQVGTYNFMNLRAGSTLVEELQQFMKEENISSLDEIRGIV from the coding sequence ATGATTAATACAACTGCAACGATTGCCGGTGTGTCCTTCAAGAACCCGATTGTGATGGCTTCCGGCACCTTCGGCTTCGGCCGTGAGTATGGCCGGTTATACGATGTGTCCCTGCTGGGCGGAATCTCCGGCAAAGGGCTTACGCTTCATGCCAAAGCCGGGAATCCCGGAATCCGCGTCTATGAGACGCCTTCCGGTATGCTGAACAGCGTAGGGCTTGAGAATCCGGGAGTAGAGGCCTTTCTGGCCAAGGAGCTGCCGTATTGGGAGACGCTGGATACCGCACGTATCGTGAATCTGGGCGGCAATACGCTGGCGGATTACGTACTGGGCGCGGAGCTGATCCAGCGGGACGCGGATGCCCGTCTTCTGGCCGGGAAGCCGGCAGTGGATATGATTGAGCTGAATATCTCCTGCCCGAACGTGAAGGAGGGCGGGATTGCTTTTGGCGTGAAGACTCCGGCAGCCCAGGAAGTGGTCCGTGCGGTACGGGCGGCTACAAGTCTGCCGCTGGCCGTGAAGCTGTCGCCGAATGCTGAGGATATCGCAGAGATGGCTGTGATGTGCGAAGCAGAAGGCGCGGACGCCGTCTCTCTGATCAACACGATCTCCGGGATGAAGATTGATGTCCGCCGCCGCCGCAGTGTGTTCAATAACCTCTATGCGGGACTGTCCGGACCAGCGGTTAAGCCGGTAGCTCTGCGTATGGTGCATCAGGTATCCCGCAGGGTAACTATTCCGGTGATCGGCATGGGCGGCATCACTTCGGCCGCGGATATTATTGAATTTATTATGGCGGGAGCGACTGTTATACAGGTTGGAACCTACAATTTCATGAATTTGCGGGCCGGCAGCACGCTTGTAGAAGAATTGCAGCAGTTTATGAAGGAAGAGAATATTTCCTCACTGGATGAGATCCGTGGTATTGTATAG
- a CDS encoding DUF4178 domain-containing protein, which yields MGLWKRIGNLFSKPEAPKAPASMLTLSPGDICEVSLVTYEVTGRTKTSGRNAVVLTLRDGSRIAYLYIEEREELQYRLYHPIDGRLDSPSEVPATLELDDRTFYLEEEYEGYAAVTGQTPYMNGGEQHVWQYQSDDSRLLRVEWQNGRFMLYEGESVLSADVRVIRAS from the coding sequence TTGGGTCTTTGGAAAAGAATCGGCAATCTGTTCTCGAAGCCGGAGGCGCCTAAAGCGCCTGCAAGCATGCTGACCCTGTCTCCCGGAGATATCTGTGAGGTCTCCCTGGTCACTTATGAAGTGACGGGCCGGACGAAGACAAGCGGCCGTAATGCAGTTGTACTGACGCTGCGCGACGGGAGCCGGATCGCCTATCTGTATATAGAAGAGCGGGAAGAGCTGCAATACAGATTGTATCACCCGATAGACGGGCGTCTGGACAGTCCATCCGAGGTTCCGGCTACCCTTGAGCTGGATGACCGGACCTTTTATCTGGAGGAAGAATATGAAGGATATGCCGCCGTCACCGGGCAGACGCCTTATATGAACGGCGGGGAGCAGCATGTCTGGCAATACCAGTCAGATGATTCGCGGCTGCTGCGCGTGGAATGGCAGAATGGACGGTTTATGCTCTATGAGGGTGAAAGTGTCCTTTCGGCTGATGTCAGAGTGATCCGCGCATCTTAA
- a CDS encoding DUF350 domain-containing protein has protein sequence MDFDTLVSMVVWTVSGAVLLCVLMLVDSLFTRYNDMEELKAGNMAVTTRLVLKLLSQGYILSASIAAANRLGTALIVSIVSFILLFVLEKTVEQLLSRWGNLELDHGTQLGKVGYGLMAGSLHVTGALIIAAFIRG, from the coding sequence ATGGATTTCGATACCCTGGTGTCCATGGTAGTATGGACGGTCAGCGGCGCAGTACTGCTGTGTGTGCTGATGCTCGTGGATTCGCTGTTTACCCGTTATAATGATATGGAAGAGCTGAAGGCAGGAAATATGGCCGTGACTACCCGGCTGGTGTTGAAGCTGCTGTCACAAGGCTATATTCTATCGGCATCCATTGCTGCGGCGAATCGGCTCGGAACCGCCCTGATCGTCTCGATTGTCTCTTTTATCCTGTTATTCGTGCTGGAGAAGACGGTAGAGCAGCTGCTGAGCCGGTGGGGGAACCTTGAGCTGGATCATGGGACTCAGCTTGGCAAGGTCGGCTACGGCCTGATGGCAGGCTCGCTGCATGTGACGGGAGCCTTGATTATTGCGGCCTTTATACGCGGATAA
- a CDS encoding NADH:flavin oxidoreductase/NADH oxidase, which translates to MTDLFAPYELKALTLKNRVVMPPMCQYAVEKQDGIPTDWHHVHYVSRAVGGTGFIIVEMSGVHPDGRISNQDTGIWDDGQIPAYKQLTEAVHAYGAKIAIQLGHAGRKAVDAAPPVAPSAIPFDGNYAMPKALSREEIAGLITAYREAARRAVEAGFDTVELHGAHGYLIHQFHSPLSNVRDDEYGQDPILFGEQVVEAVREVLPAEMPLIMRVSAKEYVEGGYDEAYALEFCRRYKEAGVDLFHVSSGGEGPIGSNGGPNAGPAYQVGLAEYIRSGLQVPVIAVGRLESYEEAQAVITEAKAELVAVGRGMLSDPYWALHAAEALGGINTSDLPVPYLRGIWNKK; encoded by the coding sequence GGTTGAGAAGCAGGACGGTATTCCAACGGATTGGCATCATGTGCATTATGTCAGCCGTGCGGTCGGCGGAACAGGCTTCATTATTGTAGAGATGAGCGGGGTTCATCCGGACGGACGGATCTCGAATCAGGACACGGGGATCTGGGACGATGGACAGATTCCGGCGTACAAGCAGTTGACGGAGGCCGTTCATGCCTATGGAGCGAAGATAGCGATTCAGCTCGGTCATGCCGGTCGCAAAGCTGTCGATGCCGCCCCGCCGGTTGCTCCTTCAGCGATTCCGTTCGACGGCAACTATGCAATGCCCAAGGCGCTTAGCCGTGAAGAGATCGCCGGGCTGATCACCGCCTACCGGGAAGCAGCGCGCCGTGCGGTTGAAGCGGGATTCGATACCGTCGAGCTGCACGGAGCCCATGGATACCTCATTCACCAGTTCCATTCCCCGCTCTCCAATGTCAGGGATGATGAGTACGGCCAAGATCCTATCCTGTTCGGGGAACAAGTGGTGGAGGCGGTGCGTGAGGTGCTGCCGGCTGAAATGCCGCTAATCATGCGGGTCTCCGCCAAGGAATACGTCGAGGGCGGTTATGATGAAGCTTATGCGCTGGAATTCTGCCGCCGCTACAAGGAGGCAGGGGTAGACCTGTTCCATGTATCCTCGGGCGGGGAAGGGCCGATAGGCTCGAATGGAGGCCCTAATGCGGGGCCGGCTTATCAGGTGGGGCTTGCCGAATACATACGCAGCGGATTACAGGTTCCTGTTATCGCAGTCGGGCGTCTGGAGTCGTATGAGGAAGCGCAGGCGGTGATTACGGAAGCGAAGGCAGAGCTGGTAGCTGTAGGCAGAGGTATGCTCAGTGACCCGTACTGGGCACTTCATGCTGCGGAGGCGCTGGGCGGAATTAATACGTCCGATCTGCCCGTACCTTATTTGCGCGGAATCTGGAATAAGAAATAG
- a CDS encoding dihydroorotate dehydrogenase electron transfer subunit — protein MATVISNERLAEGVYHLAVEGGNSGEMGQFYMLRAWGAYPLLSRPLSIHQVNDNGVEFLYHVVGEGTEILAGLNPGDPLELEGPFGTGFPQVEGKVALVGGGIGIAPLYYCAQKLPGSDIYLGFSREPFRTEAFRPLAAELTVDVGGLILDSVDFSAYDHIFVCGPHPMLKAAQLKGSAPDPAGKHPDVYLSLENRMACGIGACLVCSVSCKDGQRKACADGPVFLAEEVLFHD, from the coding sequence GTGGCGACGGTGATTAGTAATGAGCGGCTGGCTGAAGGAGTGTACCACCTGGCAGTTGAAGGGGGGAACAGCGGGGAGATGGGTCAGTTCTACATGCTGCGGGCATGGGGAGCCTATCCGCTGCTGTCCAGACCGCTTAGCATACATCAGGTGAATGATAACGGTGTTGAATTCTTGTATCACGTAGTAGGTGAAGGAACAGAGATCCTTGCCGGACTGAATCCGGGCGATCCGCTGGAGCTGGAGGGACCGTTCGGCACAGGCTTCCCGCAGGTCGAAGGTAAGGTAGCGTTAGTGGGCGGGGGGATCGGAATTGCTCCGCTGTATTATTGTGCGCAGAAGCTTCCAGGGAGTGATATCTATCTCGGCTTCAGCCGCGAGCCGTTCCGTACAGAAGCCTTCCGTCCTCTGGCTGCTGAGCTGACCGTTGATGTAGGCGGACTGATTCTGGACAGCGTGGATTTCTCGGCGTATGACCATATCTTCGTCTGCGGCCCGCATCCGATGCTGAAGGCTGCACAGCTCAAGGGCAGCGCTCCAGATCCTGCGGGTAAGCACCCTGACGTCTATCTGTCACTGGAGAACCGGATGGCCTGCGGAATCGGCGCTTGTCTGGTCTGCAGCGTCTCCTGCAAGGACGGGCAACGCAAAGCCTGCGCAGACGGTCCTGTCTTCCTGGCTGAGGAGGTACTGTTCCATGATTAA